The Egibacteraceae bacterium genome contains the following window.
TTCGTCCGGCGTCGGCGCGGCGGGCGGGTCGTCGGGCCCGCCCGCGGTCGGATCGGTTCCCTGGCAGCCGGTCAGGCCGATGGCCAGCACGGTGGCGACCGCGGCGAAGGCCGCCGCGGCAGGAGCACGGCGCACGAAGAACTGCTCCTCTGCAAGAGGGTTCGGTTCGGTTACCGTCCGAGTGTACGCGGGACGGCGGGTGCGGCCGGAACCGGCCACCCGGTCAGAAGCGCACCTCGACCGGGCTGCGGCTGTCGGGGTCGGCCTCGAAGTAGTCGTAGGAGCCGAAGCTGCCGAGCGCGGCGACGACGTTGAAGGGGATGGACTGGCGGCGGGTGTCGTAGCGGCGGACAGCGTCGTTGTAGCCCTGGCGCGCGAAGGCGATGCGGTCCTCGGTGTTGGTGAGCTCGTCCTGCAGCTGCTGGAAGTTGCGGTTCGCCTTGAGGTCGGGGTACGCCTCGGCGACGGCGCGGAGGTTGAACAGCGCCTGGCTGAGCTCGTTCTCGGCCCGGGCCTGGTCGGCGGCGTTGTCGGCGGCCATCGCCGCTGCGCGTGCGCGGGTGACCGCGTCCAGGGTCTCCCGCTCGTGGCTCGCGTAGCCCTTCACCGTCTCGACGAGGTTGGGGATGAGGTCGTAGCGGCGCTTGAGCTGCACGTCGATGCTCGCCCAGGCGTTCTCGACGGCGTTGCGCAGGGCGACGAGCCCGTTGTAGGCGAGGACCAACCCCCCGACGAGCAGCCCCCCGACGACGAGGGCGACGATCAGCGTGGTGGTCATCGGGTCAGTCTAGGTGACTGGTGTTTTTCGTGCCGGTAGCGAGGGTTTCGCGCCGGCGTCTGCGAGAATGACAGGTGTGTGGTTCTCGCGGAAGGCTGCGGTGTGACGTTGGGTGTGGCCGAGCGGCAAGGTGATCTCCTTGACGAGGTGACCCGGCACTGCGACGAGGCGGTGCCCGAAGGGTCGGTGTACGCGCTGTTGCATCGTGAGCGCGACAACCTGTTCCCTGACGGGATGTTCGCGGATCTGTTCACGTCCACGGGTCGGCGCAGCGTGCCGCCGTCGATCGTGGCCACGGTGATGGTGCTGCAAAAGCTCGGGGGGCTGTCGGACCGGGAGGCGTGCGAGCGGTTCGCGTTTGACGTGCGCTGGCGCTACGCCTGCGGGCTTGGCGGCTGGGACGCCGGCCAGCGGGCGTCGTTCGCGCACACGGTGCTGGTGGACATGCGCGCCCGGCTGCGCGACTCCAACGACCCCAAGCGGGTGTTTCGCGCGACCACCGATCTGGCCGCGGACGCGGGGCTGCTGGGGGTCAAGCGGGCGTTGGACTCCGCGCCGCTGTTCGACGCGGTCGCCACCCAGGACACGGTGACGCTGATCCGCTCGGCGATCCGGGGGCTGCTGCGCGCGGCGCCGGCGGCGTTGGCGGCCGCGATCCGGGCGGCGCTTGTCCGCCACGACGACTACACGGCGGCGGGCAAGCCGCCCTGCGACTGGGACGACGCGGCCGCCCGCGAGTTGCTGGTCGACGAGTTGGTGGGTGACGGGCTGGCCGCGCTGGGTGTGGTCGAGCAGGCCACCACCGCCGACCCGGCGGTGGGCGAGGCCGCCGCGCTGCTGGCCACCGTGGTCGGCCAGGACGTGGAGGAGGGCGACGACGGGGTGTTTCGCATCGCCCGGCGGGTCGCCCGCGACCGGGTGATCTCCACCGTGGACCCCGACGCCCGCCACGGCCACAAGACCAGCGCGCGCCGCTACGACGGCTACAAGGGCCACGTCGCGGTCGACCCCGACTCGGAGATCATCACCCAGACCGCGGTGACGCCGGCCAACGTCGGTGACGCCGAGGCCACCCAGACGCTGCTGGCCGAGTTCGTCGCCCCGTCGGCGACCACCCACGACGCCGCCCCCGCCGCGACCACCGACGACCACGACCCGCCCAACAACGACCACGACCCGACCAACACCGGCACGCCCCACGCCGACGACGACCCGGCCGCCGACACCCCTGACGACAGCCACGACGCCGCCGGCGACCCCGACGACGGTGACGATGGCGCCGCGGGCGACGGCGAGGGCGGCGGGCCGCGGGTGTACGGCGACGCCGCCTACGGCAGCGGGGACAACCTCGAGGCGCTGCGCAAGATGGGCGCCACCGCGATGACCAAGGTGGCCCCCGCGACCGCGCCGGGAGGGCGGTTCAGCAAGGACCGCTTCGACGTCGACCTGCAGGCCGGCACGGTCACCTGCCCAGCCGGGCAGACCGTCGGGCTGAAGGTCGCGGCCAACGGCAACGGCACCGCCACGTTCGGCGGGCTGTGCGCCGACTGCCCGCTGCGCGCCCAATGCACCGCCTCGCCCGCCGGCCGCAGCGTCAACGTCGGACCCCACGAGGCGCTGCTGGCCGCTGCACGCGCCCGCCAGGCCGACCCTGACTGGCAGGCCGACTACCGCGCCAACCGTCCCAAGGTCGAACGCAAGCTCGCTCACCTCGTCCGCCGCGGGCACGGCGGACGCCGCGCCCGCGTACGCGGCCGACAACGCGTGGCCCAAGACTGGGACTGGAACGCCGCCGCGCACAACATCGCACGCCTGGCCATGCTCGGCGTGCGCCGAAACACCACCGGCTGGCAGGCCGCCACCGCATGAAACGCCCACACCGCCAGCACACCGCCCACCAGGGACCCCAGCCGCCCCCTGCCCCCACGCCCGACACCGCGCCACCGGCGACCAGATCACACCAGCACCCCCAGAACACGCCCTGACCAAGGACCAGCCCATGAACCGGTCACCCCTGACCCCTCGTTGCACACCAGCCACCTAGGGGCGGCCGGCGACCCTCCGGTAGACCGCCTCGACCTCGGCGCCGACCACCGGCAGGTCGTAGCGGGCGGCGGTGCGCCGGCCCTCGGCGGCCATCGCGCGGCGCAGGTGGGCGTTGGCGAGCAGCGTGCCGACGGCGTCCGCCACCGCCAGGGCGTCGCCCGGCGGCACGAGGCGGCCCTGGCGGGCGTCCTTCACGACCCCCCGGAAGCCCGGGATGTTGCTCGCGACGACCGGCAGCCCCGCGGCCATCGCCTCGAGCAGCACGATCCCGAACGACTCGCCCCCGCGGTTGGGTGCGATGAGGACGTCGGCGCTCGCGAGGTAGCGGGGCTTTTCCGCCTCGGGCACCGCCCCGACGAACAGCACGTGGGGGCGCAGGGAACCGGGCACCATGTCCTGGCACCGGCGGCGCTCGGGCCCCTCGCCCACGACGCACAGCCGCACCGAGGGGTCCGCGGCGTGCACCCGCAGGAACGCCCGGATCGCCACGTCGAGGCCCTTGCGTGGCTCGAGCCGGCCGACGAACAGCAGCAGGGGGCGCGCCGGGTCGGCGAGCTCGGGAAACGGCTCGGCGTCGGCGTAGGCGGAGACGTCCACACCGTTGGGCACGACCTGGAAGGACCCGAGCGGCAGGCGCAGCGCCTCCCCGACGAAGGTCTGCGCCGAGGGTGAGACGGCGAGGCGGGCGGCCAGGCGCCGCACGACCCGCCGCCCGACGGGGGCGACGAACCGGTAGAGGCGGTCGGCGTCCGACCAGGCGTGGAAGGTCCCGACGACCGGTGCGGGCCCGAAGGCCGACGCGGCCGCCGACACGAGCGGCACGAGCGGCTCGTGGACGTGGACGACGTCGGGGCGGAAGGACCGCAGCGCCTGGAGGGTGCGCCGCGCGGCCAGGGGCGAGGGCGACACCGGCGCCACCGACCGGTTGTAGGGCACGGGCACCGGTCGGCCGACCGGGACGACGAGGTGGCCGACCCCCTCCTCGGGCACGGCCCCGGACGCGGGGGCGAGGATGCGCACCGTGTGGCGCGGCGCGAGGTGCGCCGCGAGGTTCTCGACGTGGCCGCGCACACCACCGTGACGCAGCCAGTCGTAGGGGCAGACGAGCGCGATCCTCATGCCGACGGCGCCCAGTCCCCACGGCGGTGCTCGGGCAGGTCGGCGAGCCACACCGGCTGGACGGCGTGCCACTGCGCGGGGTCGAGCCGGATGATGCGCTCGAGGGCGCCGGCGACGCGCTGCGCCGCCTCCTCGACGCCGAGCCCGGTCACGTCGAGGGGCGGCAGGACCTCGATGTGCCAGCGCCGGCCGGGCCGCTGGAGCATCGTCGCCGGCACGATCGGGGCGCCGGTGCGCTGGGACAGCACGACCGGGCCGGGTGGGATGCGCGCGTCCTCGCCGAACAGCCGCACGACGGGGCCCCGGCCGGTGAGGTCGCGTTCGGCGAGCAGGCCGACGAGGTGGTTGGCGGCCAGCACGCGGCCGAGGCGCCCGACGAGGTCCTCACCCCGGCGCAGGGGCACGACCTCCAGGCCGACGGTCTCGCGGAGGCGTACGAACTTCGCGAACAGCGCGCGGGGGCGGAGAACCTCCGCGACCACGGCCATGTGGTAGCCGTGCGTCTCGCCCCACTGGGCGCACACGTCCCACGAGCCGTGGTGGGCGAGCAGGATCACCGCTCCCCTGCCCTCGTCGAGCGCCGCGTCGAGGGGTCCGAACCCGTTCGTCGTC
Protein-coding sequences here:
- a CDS encoding glycosyltransferase family 4 protein, translated to MRIALVCPYDWLRHGGVRGHVENLAAHLAPRHTVRILAPASGAVPEEGVGHLVVPVGRPVPVPYNRSVAPVSPSPLAARRTLQALRSFRPDVVHVHEPLVPLVSAAASAFGPAPVVGTFHAWSDADRLYRFVAPVGRRVVRRLAARLAVSPSAQTFVGEALRLPLGSFQVVPNGVDVSAYADAEPFPELADPARPLLLFVGRLEPRKGLDVAIRAFLRVHAADPSVRLCVVGEGPERRRCQDMVPGSLRPHVLFVGAVPEAEKPRYLASADVLIAPNRGGESFGIVLLEAMAAGLPVVASNIPGFRGVVKDARQGRLVPPGDALAVADAVGTLLANAHLRRAMAAEGRRTAARYDLPVVGAEVEAVYRRVAGRP
- a CDS encoding transposase, with protein sequence MTLGVAERQGDLLDEVTRHCDEAVPEGSVYALLHRERDNLFPDGMFADLFTSTGRRSVPPSIVATVMVLQKLGGLSDREACERFAFDVRWRYACGLGGWDAGQRASFAHTVLVDMRARLRDSNDPKRVFRATTDLAADAGLLGVKRALDSAPLFDAVATQDTVTLIRSAIRGLLRAAPAALAAAIRAALVRHDDYTAAGKPPCDWDDAAARELLVDELVGDGLAALGVVEQATTADPAVGEAAALLATVVGQDVEEGDDGVFRIARRVARDRVISTVDPDARHGHKTSARRYDGYKGHVAVDPDSEIITQTAVTPANVGDAEATQTLLAEFVAPSATTHDAAPAATTDDHDPPNNDHDPTNTGTPHADDDPAADTPDDSHDAAGDPDDGDDGAAGDGEGGGPRVYGDAAYGSGDNLEALRKMGATAMTKVAPATAPGGRFSKDRFDVDLQAGTVTCPAGQTVGLKVAANGNGTATFGGLCADCPLRAQCTASPAGRSVNVGPHEALLAAARARQADPDWQADYRANRPKVERKLAHLVRRGHGGRRARVRGRQRVAQDWDWNAAAHNIARLAMLGVRRNTTGWQAATA
- a CDS encoding phosphatidylinositol mannoside acyltransferase, with the protein product MTRYRGTGFPGQPVDRNPGAHERIPADPRPESLALRATAVAWNLVWEAARRVPEPAAHAGAALAAGLAYRIAGRMRRQLTANLARVVEPHELDRTVRAAFRSYARYWVEAFRAADLDADDLDRRTTTNGFGPLDAALDEGRGAVILLAHHGSWDVCAQWGETHGYHMAVVAEVLRPRALFAKFVRLRETVGLEVVPLRRGEDLVGRLGRVLAANHLVGLLAERDLTGRGPVVRLFGEDARIPPGPVVLSQRTGAPIVPATMLQRPGRRWHIEVLPPLDVTGLGVEEAAQRVAGALERIIRLDPAQWHAVQPVWLADLPEHRRGDWAPSA
- a CDS encoding LemA family protein: MTTTLIVALVVGGLLVGGLVLAYNGLVALRNAVENAWASIDVQLKRRYDLIPNLVETVKGYASHERETLDAVTRARAAAMAADNAADQARAENELSQALFNLRAVAEAYPDLKANRNFQQLQDELTNTEDRIAFARQGYNDAVRRYDTRRQSIPFNVVAALGSFGSYDYFEADPDSRSPVEVRF